Part of the Fusobacterium perfoetens genome is shown below.
CTTCTGGTGCACCTGATTTGAATCCAACAACTGGAGTTCCACAACATAAACTTTCTGCTACTGGCATACAAAAAGTTTCTTTTTCACTTGTTAATACAAATAGATCTGCTATCGAATAAAATTTAGCAAGTTCTATTTGATTCGATATTACTCCTACATCTATTACATTTTTAGGAAAATTTATATTTATATCAGAATTTCCAACTATAATAAACATAATATCTGGTAATCTTCTTGCAAGTTCAATTACATACTTTCCACCCTTAATAGGTCTTGAAAATGATGCAGTCACATGTAATATAATTTTTTTACCCAATAAATTATATTTATTTTTTAAATTATTTTCCGTAATCTTAAATATATTTTCACTATCTATTCCATTCAATATAGTAAAGTGCTTTTTATTACAAAGTATACTTGACTTTCTTGCTCTTTTCATTAGCCAAGGAGAAACAGATACCACACTTAAATTACTATCAAATCCACAAAAAGCTTTTTTTAATTTTTTCCATGAATCGTGTGTTCTATCAATAAAAAAAGAAGAGGTTTCTATTCGCCACCTTGGACATCTATTGCATCCATTTATCCATTTATTACATTCTAAAGAATATCCACAATTTGCTGTATACATAAATTCAGCATGCAATGTTAATACCGTACTGATTTTATTTTTCTTTAAATAATTTATTATCTTATAAATGTTAACTATATTATCATTGATGCAATGTAAATGTACTATATCTGGTTTTTCTAACTTTATTATAGAAATAAGTTTACTCGTCTGCCAAAAACAACTTCCAAATTTCATTCCACTAATGCAAGATAATAATTTTGTAAATTTAGCATATCCATTACTACATAACCTGTATATTTTATTTTTTTTATTTTGCTTTGTTTTTCCTCTTCCATAACATATTACAGTATCTATGTTATTATTTTCACAGACTTGTCTCAAATCATATACAATTTTACCTGTGCTTCCTTCTTTATAAAAATTATTTACAAATAAAACTTTCATTACACTTCCTCATTTTTAGAAAATTCTTTTATTTTTTATCGTTCATACAAAATACTATTTCTTATTCAAAATAGTTTTTAGATGTTTCTTTTAAATTAAGAGCAGTATAAAATGCATTTCTTAAAATCCTGCTATTTCTTTCAAATGTATGATTTTTTTTATATAATTTATATTGTTTTTTTACTATATTATTTCTTTTAACTTTATCAGATATTATTTCTTTTATACAATCCTCTAAGTCTTTTTTATTTGTGACAACACATGCTACATCATTATCTAATAAGTATTGTATTGATCCTGCATTTTTTGGTCCATATGCTAAAATACATCTATTACTTCCTAAATATTCTGGTATTTTTGTAGACAAAGCATACTCTATTCGTCCGAAATATCTTTCTTCAAATGATTCTGGTAAAATTAAAACTTCACTCTTAACTATCACATCTTTAACTTCTTCAGATGATATGCTCCCCATAAAATTTATACCATTTTCTAAAGTTAGTTTTTCCAATTTTTTCTGATCTGTCTCTTGACTATATACATCAATACAGTATTCTATCGAAGGTCTAATCTTTATTAACGCCATCCCAATATCTAAAATAGCTCCATCTCTCCCTAAACCTAGGTTTCCTATGTATGATATTTTAATCTTTTCATTATGTTTTTCTTTTTTTACATTTTCTTTACTGCTCACATAAAATACATCATTTATTACCTTAAATTTGCTACTATACAGTTGTTGCATCTTAGGTTGATTATATAGAACAAATTTAGCCCTATCAAATATCTTTTCTATTTTCTTTCGTAAAAAATAAATATTTATTTTATTTAAAATACCACTTCTATTTATTTTTCCAAAATAATAATCATCAAATACACATACTACTATTGGAATATTAAATTTTTTTGAAATAAATTGAGCAATACTATACGGAAACAAATAGTCAGATGTTGGTAAAAAAATAACATCTGGCCTATTATTTTCA
Proteins encoded:
- a CDS encoding glycosyltransferase produces the protein MKVLFVNNFYKEGSTGKIVYDLRQVCENNNIDTVICYGRGKTKQNKKNKIYRLCSNGYAKFTKLLSCISGMKFGSCFWQTSKLISIIKLEKPDIVHLHCINDNIVNIYKIINYLKKNKISTVLTLHAEFMYTANCGYSLECNKWINGCNRCPRWRIETSSFFIDRTHDSWKKLKKAFCGFDSNLSVVSVSPWLMKRARKSSILCNKKHFTILNGIDSENIFKITENNLKNKYNLLGKKIILHVTASFSRPIKGGKYVIELARRLPDIMFIIVGNSDININFPKNVIDVGVISNQIELAKFYSIADLFVLTSEKETFCMPVAESLCCGTPVVGFKSGAPEEIALKEFSSFVNFGDIDLLEIEIKKWLNRYIDRKKVSDIARKKYSKEQMGKEYIDIYEELIRRNQNEV